TTGCGTATAAAATAATCACTAACAGTCCATTTCTTCTTTTTTTCATTCCACCTAATCGATCTGGAGGTAAGCTTAGAAACTAAGGTTTTACCATCGAATTTCTCCAAAGCAAACTTATAACCAGACTTGCTTGATGTTTCCCAGTTAATCATGTAAACAAAAATACCTGGTTCTATTTGCCGATGTATATTTCTTTCCCTATTTACAAAACGCTTCCGAATATAAGTATCCGTMAA
This is a stretch of genomic DNA from Marinifilum sp. JC120. It encodes these proteins:
- a CDS encoding LptF/LptG family permease: YFANLFSALFTFIAVIYFTSKMAYNTEIIAILSSGVSFRRLMFPYFISALIIGLFSFLMSNYVIPPANKKRLDXTDTYIRKRFVNRERNIHRQIEPGIFVYMINWETSSKSGYKFALEKFDGKTLVSKLTSRSIRWNEKKKKWTVSDYFIR